Proteins from a genomic interval of Gossypium hirsutum isolate 1008001.06 chromosome A09, Gossypium_hirsutum_v2.1, whole genome shotgun sequence:
- the LOC107907323 gene encoding zinc finger protein ZAT5, translating to MMMMMMMMMESQEEVVACKDQLQIIKGKRSKRPRQLSPLSLAMGSSPSTTATTSSGAESGRNSDDWRGFGSPTTSVELAESTEEDEDMANCLILLARGQTGKLAPEPVSIATTSKTMTGTYVHQCKTCNRCFPSFQALGGHRASHKKPKVANIEENNKGLMFMKEDVQQPFNNMNTTLSLQITNKPTLCHISKPKVHECSLCGAEFSSGQALGGHMRRHRTIPNAAAAAATTIVRPESDDKPKKPRTVLQLDLNLPAPEDDHQRETKFSFASKQDKLVLFSASSLVDCHY from the coding sequence atgatgatgatgatgatgatgatgatggagaGTCAGGAGGAAGTTGTTGCTTGTAAAGATCAGTTGCAGATTATCAAAGGGAAACGTAGCAAACGCCCAAGGCAGCTGTCTCCTCTGAGTTTAGCGATGGGTTCAAGCCCATCGACAACGGCGACGACTTCTAGTGGAGCAGAAAGTGGAAGAAACAGCGATGATTGGAGGGGGTTTGGTTCTCCAACAACATCTGTTGAGTTAGCAGAAAGCACCGAGGAAGACGAAGACATGGCTAATTGTCTGATACTTTTGGCTCGAGGTCAAACAGGAAAGTTGGCACCCGAACCAGTTTCTATAGCGACAACAAGCAAGACGATGACCGGGACATATGTTCACCAGTGCAAGACGTGTAATCGGTGTTTCCCTTCATTCCAGGCGCTTGGTGGACATAGAGCCAGCCACAAGAAACCCAAGGTTGCTAACATTGAAGAGAATAATAAAGGGTTGATGTTTATGAAAGAGGACGTTCAACAGCCATTCAATAACATGAACACAACGCTTTCACTCCAGATTACGAATAAGCCTACTTTATGCCATATCAGTAAACCCAAAGTTCACGAGTGTTCCTTGTGTGGCGCTGAGTTCTCGTCCGGACAAGCTCTTGGGGGTCATATGAGGAGGCATAGGACCATTCCTaatgctgctgctgctgctgcaacAACAATTGTGAGGCCTGAATCAGATGATAAGCCCAAGAAGCCAAGAACTGTTCTGCAATTGGACCTTAACCTTCCAGCACCAGAAGATGATCATCAAAGGGAAACTAAATTTTCATTTGCTTCCAAGCAGGACAAACTAGTCCTCTTTTCGGCTTCTTCTTTGGTTGATTGCCATTACTAG